From Leishmania major strain Friedlin complete genome, chromosome 8:
gcgcacacggggtcgctgctgctcacatCCCCTGCTCTCTGGCGATCGTCCTCAttgtggtggtgcagggctgctgcggtgcggtgtctgtgtgtttttcGTCGGTCTGCACCcggcgtgtctctctctctctgtggtcCTGCAATGAGCGGGAtgagcggtgacggcgcggcgccggtggtggcggcggtgctgcctgTGAGGgccgcgacgatggcggtgtgtttgtgtgctgctgtctcctCCCACGGTGCTGTGATCGATGTGTCTTCTGCTGTCTGGGCctacggggggggggggggggtgctggtgtgtggctgcggcggtgcgggatgggccgtgctgcatcccggccgcacacacgccgaggccgccccgcctcccctgcacacgcgtctccatgggcgtcgcgcaggcgctcctaGGACAACGCCGAGCAGAGAAAACCGCAGCAAGCAGCTCCGGGCGGTAAGCTCTGCGACTGCGCGGGTCTTtgcgctctcttcccctcgtcctcgccgtgcgcagcgccgtttCTCCACAAGCGCGGCCAAacgaaggaggcggggccGAGAAACACAGAGGGGGACGATGCGGGTGCGAGGACTGTGTGCGGCGCGAGGGGTGAGGAGTGTGGGAGGGTAGGGAGGGGCTGCccggggggaagggggggcggcaggcagtgccctctgccctctccgctTGGTCGCCGCCCctcgcgcctctgcctctctccctcgctgccgttgcggcgcgccgcacatcCACCGGCCTCCCGTCCTGATCCTTCtcgcttgtgtgcatgtcaTCAAGCGACCCGCCTGCTCCCGCTGTGCACGCCTCGCAGTCGCACTTGCCTGTCCCCTCAccactgcctccctccctcaccccgatctctctttctcctcgcctcctttCACTCTTACTCGCGTGGCCCAtccgcccaccccctctcacaacacacgcgcgcaaccaAACGAACGCCGCAAAGCCCCGCCTCCACGTGCACGGCCACCCCGGGTACTTCTGCAAATTGGCAAGTACCGCCCAAGGTTCTCCCTTGCTCTTTTAGTCTTGCACCCCCGCTTTTCCCTTGTCACCCGTCTTAGCCCGATCTCGACTCCCCCTGCCGTCTGccctcgtgtgcgcctccgctgtgcccctctccgctctccgTTGTGAGGTTTCGAAAATGGCGTGCAAGCTCGGCGTCGCTATATACGTGGTCCTCCAGCTCATCGCGTTCGTCGCTGTGATGGTCGGTACGGGGGTCGACATGTTTTACAACAAGCCGGAGCACAGCTCTGGCGCCAGGGTATGCATAACCCTATGGGGTCTAAAGACTGATTGTCGAAAGCCCAAAATAACCGACTCCTCGAGCGTTCGGTGGGCGCTCTGCCCTATCCGCCTCAAAAACTTCCGGCTTTGCCAGGCGTTCGCTATCATCTCCATCCTCGTGTACGGCGCGGCGTTCCTCTTCGGCTTCCTTTTGCTGTACTGCTGCTCTGGCTTCCGCTGGCTCtgcctggcgctgaacatcgtgggcgctgccaccgcttgCGTTGTCTGGGCGGTCATGGTGGTCACCTACAGACTCCCAGAACCAAAGTGCCTCGACCTGAGTGATGGCTACAATTTCGGCGTCGGTTTCGGTCTCTTCGTGCTTGCCTGGATCCTCGATATCGTCGACATCATCTTCATGATGCTCCCGCGGCAAATCGGGGAGTTCGTTGAGGATGAGGAACCGAgtgaggaggagatggagaagtCCAAAAACCCAGCGCAGGAGTAGAAGGGACCGGGCCCCAGGAAGCTGAGGGCGGAGTCATagccgcgcggcagctcctccgGGACGTCCTTGTGGAGGGGCCGGCGGTGCTAATGCCGTCGGGAAAGacggagggggcggaggctgcggacGCTCGCTTCCGCCTTTCGCCGGcatctctcccgctctcgctcgctgccctcacgtgcgtgcgtgtgcgcttcctccctcgAGTTTTGTATCGGACGCGCTCTCGAGTGCCGGTGTGGCGTGAGCGAGCGCTTGCGGACGTGTTCGCGGTTTCTCCCTcgcctgctctctcttctcttgcgtgtgtcCTTTGTTGAGTtttccgccctcctcctcctcccctcccccctgagCCGTCGCCCTCGTTGCCTTCTCCAAATCGCCTTCCCCTCACGCtcggccgtcgccggccAGAGCATCAACGATGGAAAGCGAAGGTGCATGGCTGCAAGGGCAAGGGAAGGCAGACGCACAGaatgggggcggggagggccTGACGCGCTGGAAAGAAGGACGAGGAACGCGACGCCACACCGCGTCGGTCACCAGCCTCCGTCTTTcgtgtgcttctctcccgcgccccctcttcccctcacgcacaccgcATGGACTCCTCAAacggagaggtggagggaggggggacgagGTGCCAcaggtgtggtggtggcgggggcaGGAACCAAGGAGGCTCATGTGTAGACGCAGCGGGAAGGCAGGAGAACGGCGTCTGTGTGCCcggaggcgatggcagcgCTGGCTCCTGCTCTTTCCTTGCGCCCCATGCACGGcctacgtgtgtgcgcgcacacccacgcgcgcgcaggtgcgtaGGAGGGCACCCCCTCTGCCGCGTaagcgcgtgcggcgtcgAGCGAGGcagtggggagagggaaggtgagGCTGGCGAGGTGGCGGGCGGGAGGCTCTCCATGACGCACGAAAGGCGGCCTCACGTCCGACATGGgcgtgtggcgtgtgtggtgaCGCCCACGCCCTCTGCGCTTCTCTCGGGCCCTCTTCGCGTTTGTGCCCTCCGCtcttttccgtctctctctctctctctgtctcctcatggacccgctcctccccgccatccgccactgtcgcgcacgggatgtgcgtgtgtgcaggtgcatgCGCCCTTGTGaccgtcctcccccttcttcagcgaatgccccctccccgccaccacgacaGGGACGCCGTCGGGCACACTCtctgtcccctccccctcccccctctgctgtcgttgtttcctcttctcgttatcttgcgcgcacccgccgctccgcgttcgcctttctctctgtcctccGCAGTCCACCGACGCTTGGGGctcgcctgcctgcctgtgtgccgcgtgtgcgcctccctgccgtcgccttatgcgcaccgctgtcctcctcttgcgcctctccccgtgtgtgggcgccagaggctggcggaggcggcgaagaaaACGGCCACGACAGCACAGCGGAACCGGGGGACGGGGTgcgcgcaacggcggccCACAAAggacagaggaggggaacGACAGAAGCGGAGCGAATCGATGCCAAGCGGAAAGAGCGGACACgacggcagagaggcagcgctTGTACTTCGACTCGAGtccgtgtctgcgtgtgtgtgcctgtatCTGTGTGTTTTCGTGTGTCTTTATTATGTCTTCGCCTCTCTTGGgttgcttcttctttttcttttctctgcttcgatgccccaccaccccatcGGATCCTCCAGACTCCCATGTGAAGAGTCTTCGCCCCTTATTACgggatgcggtggcgtggtGCGACTCGTGGAGACGCGTggcatgcaggcagagcACAGGGTCTCAAAAGGccctgacctgcggctgcccaACACCCTCCCCGATGTCGCCCGGCATTCgccgaggccaccgcctGTTACCCACACGACTGAcgtcgccgcttccgccctcgagcaggaccctggacgcggcccgcctGGACCGAGGCATGCCGTCCGCCCGGGTCCGTGTGGCGCcctccgcgcagcacgcacccgaggaggagacgagcaAGGGCAAGATAAACCGGTCAGACGCATGGTCCCCCGGTCGAACGGCAGGCAGTGCGTCCTTGGTGGCCAGGATGTAGCCGTGGTGCAACAGACGCGTGCGAGCTGTGGTTGAATGCGTATATTATCCGACATGTCCGCCCGCGATGGCAGCGAGGCGTAGAGAGGTgccccgctgccaccacgggCGGACACGCAAAGCGTCGATAAcacacaacagcaaaaccagaaaagggggagctacgcgcacgcaggcgtcCTCGATTTCGTTCGCACCTCCGACGGCTCCGCATGCTGACTCTGCCTGGGAGGccacggcgtgtgtgcgtgcatccccccccccctccctccctccctcccttttttctttttccctcgccttctcttttGTTCTGTGCAATGCCTTGCTCGAGAGTTTTCTGGTCATTTCTTTCTCGCGTTCTCGCCTCCGTGTCTTCAACTCGCCGAAGTCTTTGCTGCggtcagcggcgcggctgtgctatgcgcgtgtgcgcctctctgccggCACGCGTGTCTTCATGTGTGcatacgcgtgtgtgcgcgtgtgcctcctggcggcgcagcctccttgtgcacccactcctcttcatctgcacctctcttctctgctgcaccttcgcgcTTGCCTCATGGGTGCCTCTTGGCGAAGCACAATGATgagcggcaacgcagcggtGAACGCCAatacgcacacgtacaccaaCAGGAGAAGCGCCCATGCGCGCATAAAAAGGTACTCACTCTCGCATACTGGCTAGGCCGAGTGCTGGGAGGCACCACCGGCATCcgtctgcgcgcggtgcgcggcacaggcggtgcggcatgcGCCCGCATGCCCTCAGGCCTCCTGTTGCTCTGATTGCCCGCGCGCCTggagcgctggtggcggcggcgcacatttgatggtgccgccccctcccccctcccctttgcCAGTGCGGTCACCGGGCCTACGGCACGGCGCGGTTGCCAAGGTGATGGGCACTGGCGAAGGGGGGGCTCTGCGTGGCACCTGAGGGCATTGCGGCGCGGgggccgccgaggacgctgcaccacagcgcgaGGCTGCTGGAGCGTGTGAGCTGACTGCGCccctgcgcgcacgacccacgcgacgtcgaggccgtggcgctcatcgcgcttagccgctgctggctggcggagcggatgTGACTGCTGGAAGATGCGGACCTCTCGCCGGTCGTGTTTGTGTggaaggcggagcgggtgaaggaggggaggcttCGCCGTGCCCTGGCCAAGCACAAGGGCACCATGAGCTGCGTTGCGCGCGCTtgtggtgtgtgctgcgTCCGGACGACGAGCCTCTGCacccaccggcggcagcagccgcggccatGAACCACGGACCGCCACCGAGACCCTCTCCAAGGCCGCGCGGTGATCCGaggacgtgtgtgtgtgctcgcgaCGGCCGGCGGGGTGCCCTCGCCGTGAAGCgcaaggacgaggaggaggcggtggcgcgcggtGTGCTTGTGCAGGTGGTGCCGTCGCATCCCCGCATCGTCGCCTTCAGCGGTAGCGCTGGCGTGTATGCAACCGTTGCCTGTGCCATCTCGCCATGGAGGGGGCCCACTGCGTCGGTCAGCATGGCGACCGctgggctgcggcgcctcgaCTTGTGCATGATTGCCGTGTTCAGCCGCGAGCAGGTGTTcgcccacacgcagcacaccaTCGACGCTGCTAGTCTCCACCACTTGGTCGGCATCTCACGGCAACGTGAGCGAATGGGAAGCTGTTGGAGgcaacgcggcagcggcaggggacGTGTGCCGGCCGGCCGCAGCTTCgctccgctccgctgcgccttgccccggtgctgctggcggtggacGCGCGGTGAGATGAGGAGGTGATGGGGaagggcgggtggtggctctgtgcgagcgcgtgaGTGTCGGGGTGGATGGGAGTGTGCACTGATGGAGGGGCACCCTCACGTGCTGCGACTGGCAcccccgtcctcctcgccccatcgcgcgcacacggggtcgctgctgctcacatCCCCTGCTCTCTGGCGATCGTCCTCAttgtggtggtgcagggctgctgcggtgcggtgtctgtgtgtttttcGTCGGTCTGCACCcggcgtgtctctctctctctgtggtcCTGCAATGAGCGGGAtgagcggtgacggcgcggcgccggtggtggcggcggtgctgcctgTGAGGgccgcgacgatggcggtgtgtttgtgtgctgctgtctcctCCCACGGTGCTGTGATCGATGTGTCTTCTGCTGTCTGGGCctacgggggggggggggtgctggtgtgtggctgcggcggtgcgggatgggccgtgctgcatcccggccgcacacacgccgaggccgccccgcctcccctgcacacgcgtctccatgggcgtcgcgcaggcgctcctaGGACAACGCCGAGCAGAGAAAACCGCAGCAAGCAGCTCCGGGCGGTAAGCTCTGCGACTGCGCGGGTCTTtgcgctctcttcccctcgtcctcgccgtgcgcagcgccgtttCTCCACAAGCGCGGCCAAacgaaggaggcggggccGAGAAACACAGAGGGGGACGATGCGGGTGCGAGGACTGTGTGCGGCGCGAGGGGTGAGGAGTGTGGGAGGGTAGGGAGGGGCTGCccggggggaagggggggcggcaggcagtgccctctgccctctccgctTGGTCGCCGCCCctcgcgcctctgcctctctccctcgctgccgttgcggcgcgccgcacatcCACCGGCCTCCCGTCCTGATCCTTCtcgcttgtgtgcatgtcaTCAAGCGACCCGCCTGCTCCCGCTGTGCACGCCTCGCAGTCGCACTTGCCTGTCCCCTCAccactgcctccctccctcaccccgatctctctttctcctcgcctcctttCACTCTTACTCGCGTGGCCCAtccgcccaccccctctcacaacacacgcgcgcaaccaAACGAACGCCGACaacgcgcgcctgcacgtgcAACGGCAACACGTGTACGTCTGCATATCTGCATGTACTGCCAAGGCTCTGCCTTGCTCTCTTCGGCTTGCACCCCCGCGTTCTCCTCGTCAGCGTCTTTGCGCGATCTCGACTCCCCTGCCGTCTGccctcgtgtgcgcctccgctgtgcccctctccgctctccgTTGTGAGGTTTCGAAAATGGCGTGCAAGCTCGGCGTCGCTATCTACGTGGTCCTCCAGCTCATCGCGTTCGTCGCTGTGATGGTCGGTACGGGGGTCGACATGTTTTACAACAAGCCGGAGCACAGCTCTGGCGCCAGGGTATGCATAACCCTATGGGGTGCAAAGACTGATTGTCGAAAGCCCAAAATAACCAACCCCTCGAGCGTTCGGTGGGCGCTCTGCCCTATCCGCCTCAACAACTTCCGGCTTTGCCAGGTGTTCGCTATCATCTCCATCCTCGTGTACGGCGCGGCGTTCCTCTTCGGCTTCCTTTTGCTGTACTGCTGCTCTGGCTTCCGCTGGCTCtgcctggcgctgaacatcgtgggcgctgccaccgcttgCGTTGTCTGGGCGGTCATGGTGGTCACCTACAGACTCCCAGAACCAAAGTGCCTCGAGCTGAGTGATGGCTACAATTTCGGCGTCGGTTTCAGTCTCTTCGTGTTTGCCTGGATCCTCGATATCGTCGACATCATCTTCCTGATGCTCCCGTGGCAAATCGAGGAGTTCGTTGAGGGTGAGGAACCGAgtgagaaggaggaggaggagcagagtGAAAACTCGAAGGAATACATAGAGCAAGAATAGGAGGAAGGGAGCCgcaggaagcggagggcGGAGTTGCTagccgcgcggcagctccaccggGACGTCCTTGTGGAGGGGCCGGCGGTGCTAATGCCGTCGGGAAAGacggagggggcggaggctgcggacGCTCGCTTCCGCCTTTCGCCGGcatctctcccgctctcgctcgctgccctcacgtgcgtgcgtgtgcgcttcctccctcgAGTTTTGTATCGGACGCGCTCTCGAGTGCCGGTGTGGCGTGAGCGAGCGCTTGCGGACGTGTTCGCGGTTTCTCCCTcgcctgctctctcttctcttgcgtgtgtcCTTTGTTGAGTtttccgccctcctcctcctcccctcccccctgagCCGTCGCCCTCGTTGCCTTCTCCAAATCGCCTTCCCCTCACGCtcggccgtcgccggccAGAGCATCAACGATGGAAAGCGAAGGTGCATGGCTGCAAGGGCAAGGGAAGGCAGACGCACAGaatgggggcggggagggccTGACGCGCTGGAAAGAAGGACGAGGAACGCGACGCCACACCGCGTCGGTTACCAGCCTCCGTCTTTcgtgtgcttctctcccgcgccccctcttcccctcacgcacaccgcATGGACTCCTCAAacggagaggtggagggaggggggacgagGTGCCAcaggtgtggtggtggcgggggcaGGAACCAAGGAGGCTCATGTGTAGACGCAGCGGGAAGGCAGGAGAACGGCGTCTGTGTGCCcggaggcgatggcagcgCTGGCTCCTGCTCTTTCCTTGCGCCCCATGCACGGcctacgtgtgtgcgcgcacacccacgcgcgcgcaggtgcgtaGGAGGGCACCCCCTCTGCCGCGTaagcgcgtgcggcgtcgAGCGAGGcagtggggagagggaaggtgagGCTGGCGAGGTGGCGGGCGGGAGGCTCTCCATGACGCACGAAAGGCGGCCTCACGTCCGACATGGgcgtgtggcgtgtgtggtgaCGCCCACGCCCTCTGCGCTTCTCTCGGGCCCTCTTCGCGTTTGTGCCCTCCGCtcttttccgtctctctctctctctctgtctcctcatggacccgctcctccccgccatccgccactgtcgcgcacgggatgtgcgtgtgtgcaggtgcatgCGCCCTTGTGaccgtcctcccccttcttcagcgaatgccccctccccgccaccacgacaGGGACGCCGTCGGGCACACTCtctgtcccctccccctcccccctctgctgtcgttgtttcctcttctcgttatcttgcgcgcacccgccgctccgcgttcgcctttctctctgtcctccGCAGTCCACCGACGCTTGGGGctcgcctgcctgcctgtgtgccgcgtgtgcgcctccctgccgtcgccttatgcgcaccgctgtcctcctcttgcgcctctccccgtgtgtgggcgccagaggctggcggaggcggcgaagaaaACGGCCACGACAGCACAGCGGAACCGGGGGACGGGGTgcgcgcaacggcggccCACAAAggacagaggaggggaacGACAGAAGCGGAGCGAATCGATGCCAAGCGGA
This genomic window contains:
- a CDS encoding amastin-like protein; amino-acid sequence: MACKLGVAIYVVLQLIAFVAVMVGTGVDMFYNKPEHSSGARVCITLWGLKTDCRKPKITDSSSVRWALCPIRLKNFRLCQAFAIISILVYGAAFLFGFLLLYCCSGFRWLCLALNIVGAATACVVWAVMVVTYRLPEPKCLDLSDGYNFGVGFGLFVLAWILDIVDIIFMMLPRQIGEFVEDEEPSEEEMEKSKNPAQE
- a CDS encoding amastin-like protein; this translates as MACKLGVAIYVVLQLIAFVAVMVGTGVDMFYNKPEHSSGARVCITLWGAKTDCRKPKITNPSSVRWALCPIRLNNFRLCQVFAIISILVYGAAFLFGFLLLYCCSGFRWLCLALNIVGAATACVVWAVMVVTYRLPEPKCLELSDGYNFGVGFSLFVFAWILDIVDIIFLMLPWQIEEFVEGEEPSEKEEEEQSENSKEYIEQE